A genome region from Streptomyces pratensis includes the following:
- a CDS encoding nitrate- and nitrite sensing domain-containing protein — protein MRFRGKSIRRKIVALLLVPLASLTGLWVFATYVTGREAGELMGASAIVEQVGHPLEDTIRAVQGERRQTLVFLADPRSSEALPLLRRSRAQTDRVVAEVTRSAQSKDIRDKLSPESEARLDSILSEIDGLDALRGSVEKRTIDRTRALDFYNGLVDPCYRFLNGLHTMENVSMDKQVRALVGISRAREMLSREDALIASGLIAGRLGAPELRVVSDLAASRTLLYEVNLELLPDSERGRMEQYWRSPDSEPLRTAEQKLIAAGPVTKPGVVDAARWEEVAPPVLDRLANDGTEMSNRFQDRAEPAGYRVLIQAGVAGVLGFLALLVSVFVSVRVGRELVRDLSRLRKDAHEVSGVRLPSVMRRLAAGEQVDVETEAPHLSYERDEIGQVGQALNTLQRAAVEAAVKQADMRRGVSEVFVNLARRNQVLLHRQLTLLDTMERRTENSDELADLFRLDHLTTRMRRHAEGLVILSGAAPSRQWRKPIQLMDVVRAAVAEVEDYERIEVRRLPRIGVGGPAVADLTHLIAELLENATVFSPPHTAVQVHGERVANGFTLEIHDRGLGMAPEILLDANLRLAETPDFELSDTDRLGLFVVSRLAQRQNVRVSLQTSPYGGTTAVVFIPGQLLTDAPDTHGTGFRLDRRAEKAIGGGRPGSLVPGSDKARRDGVADTDIPGRPSGLSPVPTGLTDASVLDGPVELEGPVGTLGFTGDPALDRELDPALGPVLDGVSDLEDTESERGGIFRARDLRREADREQHQQAFDPSDGRSADVRPMRPAGPVPLPRRKPPTLVTDQRRRIGDAGRAHPGAPESFPSEAVTAPPAPGTSPAGEAPARLRPVTRPSAPDTVGGLPRRVRQANLAPQLREDSAGRTSGHVPADTDDDLERDADEVRNRMASLQRGWQRGRRQNAEDATGPGETAPGTTPGGDGR, from the coding sequence ATGCGCTTTCGCGGGAAGTCCATCCGCAGGAAGATCGTGGCGTTGCTCCTTGTGCCGCTCGCCTCCCTCACAGGTCTCTGGGTCTTCGCCACCTACGTCACCGGCCGCGAGGCCGGCGAACTCATGGGCGCGAGCGCCATCGTGGAGCAGGTCGGCCACCCGCTGGAGGACACCATCCGTGCCGTCCAGGGTGAACGCCGCCAGACTCTCGTCTTCCTCGCCGACCCCCGGAGTTCGGAAGCCCTGCCCCTGCTGCGCCGCAGTCGTGCCCAGACCGACCGGGTCGTGGCCGAGGTCACCCGGAGCGCGCAGAGCAAGGACATCCGGGACAAGCTGAGCCCCGAGTCGGAGGCCCGGCTCGATTCGATCCTCAGCGAGATCGACGGCCTGGACGCGCTGCGCGGCTCCGTCGAGAAACGCACCATCGACCGGACCAGGGCCCTCGACTTCTACAACGGTCTCGTCGACCCCTGCTACCGCTTCCTGAACGGTCTCCACACGATGGAGAACGTATCGATGGACAAGCAGGTACGGGCTCTGGTCGGCATCTCCAGGGCCCGCGAGATGCTCTCCCGTGAGGACGCCCTGATCGCGTCGGGCCTCATAGCGGGACGGCTCGGCGCCCCCGAGCTCCGGGTCGTCTCCGACCTCGCCGCCAGCCGCACGCTCCTGTACGAGGTCAACCTCGAGCTCCTGCCGGACAGCGAGCGCGGACGCATGGAGCAGTACTGGCGCAGCCCCGACAGCGAGCCGCTGCGAACGGCCGAGCAGAAGCTCATCGCCGCAGGCCCGGTCACGAAGCCGGGCGTCGTCGACGCCGCGCGCTGGGAGGAAGTGGCCCCGCCCGTCCTGGACCGTCTGGCCAACGACGGCACCGAGATGTCCAACCGCTTCCAGGACCGCGCCGAGCCCGCCGGATACCGGGTCCTCATCCAGGCCGGTGTCGCCGGCGTCCTGGGGTTCCTCGCCCTCCTCGTGTCCGTCTTCGTCTCCGTACGCGTGGGACGCGAACTGGTCCGCGACCTCTCCCGGCTGCGCAAGGACGCCCACGAGGTGTCCGGGGTGAGGCTGCCCAGCGTGATGCGCCGGCTGGCCGCGGGCGAGCAGGTCGACGTCGAGACGGAAGCCCCCCACCTCAGTTACGAGCGCGACGAGATCGGCCAGGTCGGCCAGGCCCTCAACACCCTTCAGCGGGCCGCGGTCGAGGCCGCCGTCAAGCAGGCGGACATGCGCCGCGGCGTCTCCGAGGTCTTCGTCAACCTCGCGCGCCGCAACCAGGTGCTCCTGCACCGCCAGCTGACCCTCCTGGACACCATGGAGAGGCGCACCGAGAACAGCGACGAGCTCGCAGACCTCTTCCGCCTCGATCACCTGACCACGCGCATGCGCCGACACGCGGAAGGCCTCGTGATCCTCTCCGGGGCCGCCCCGTCCCGGCAGTGGCGCAAGCCGATCCAGCTGATGGACGTGGTGCGGGCGGCGGTCGCCGAAGTCGAGGACTACGAGCGGATCGAGGTCCGGCGCCTGCCCCGCATAGGCGTGGGCGGCCCGGCCGTGGCCGACCTCACCCACCTGATCGCGGAACTGCTGGAGAACGCCACGGTGTTCTCGCCCCCGCACACCGCGGTGCAGGTGCACGGCGAACGCGTGGCCAACGGCTTCACCCTCGAGATCCACGACCGTGGCCTCGGCATGGCGCCGGAAATCCTCCTGGACGCCAATCTGCGGCTCGCCGAGACACCCGACTTCGAGCTCTCCGACACCGACAGGCTCGGCCTGTTCGTCGTCAGCCGCCTCGCCCAGCGGCAGAACGTCCGGGTGTCGCTGCAGACCTCGCCGTACGGGGGGACGACCGCGGTCGTCTTCATTCCGGGGCAGCTGCTCACCGACGCCCCCGACACGCACGGCACCGGCTTCCGTCTCGACCGCCGGGCCGAGAAGGCGATCGGCGGCGGCCGGCCGGGCAGCCTCGTGCCCGGCAGCGACAAGGCCCGCAGGGACGGAGTCGCCGACACGGACATCCCCGGCAGGCCGTCCGGGCTCTCCCCGGTCCCGACCGGACTCACCGACGCGTCCGTGCTCGACGGACCCGTCGAACTCGAAGGACCGGTGGGCACCCTCGGGTTCACCGGCGACCCGGCACTCGACCGGGAACTCGATCCGGCACTCGGCCCGGTCCTCGACGGTGTGTCCGACCTCGAGGACACCGAGAGCGAGCGCGGCGGTATCTTCCGGGCCCGTGACCTGCGCAGGGAAGCCGACCGGGAACAGCACCAGCAGGCCTTCGACCCGTCGGACGGCCGCTCCGCGGACGTCCGGCCGATGCGGCCCGCGGGCCCTGTCCCGCTGCCGCGCAGGAAACCACCGACGCTCGTCACCGACCAGCGCCGCCGGATCGGCGACGCGGGACGTGCCCACCCGGGCGCCCCCGAGAGCTTCCCCTCCGAGGCCGTCACCGCGCCGCCGGCGCCGGGGACATCCCCGGCCGGCGAGGCCCCGGCGAGGCTCAGGCCCGTCACCCGGCCGTCCGCGCCGGACACGGTGGGCGGTCTCCCGCGCAGGGTCCGGCAGGCGAACCTCGCCCCACAGCTCCGGGAGGACTCCGCAGGGCGCACTTCCGGCCACGTCCCCGCAGACACCGACGACGACCTCGAACGTGACGCGGACGAAGTACGCAATCGCATGGCTTCGCTTCAACGCGGCTGGCAGCGCGGCCGTCGGCAGAACGCCGAGGACGCGACCGGCCCCGGCGAGACAGCACCAGGAACCACTCCGGGAGGGGACGGTCGATGA
- a CDS encoding hydantoinase B/oxoprolinase family protein, with protein sequence MTGRWEFWIDRGGTFTDVVGRDPGGRLISRKLLSHDPGRYPDAAVAGIRLLLGLGPRDPVPADRVAGVKMGTTVATNALLERRGEPTVLVITEGFRDALRIAYQNRPHLFDRRILLPEAVYDRVIEVPERVDARGAVVKPLDRAAVAARLRAAAGDGIRAAAVVLMHGYRHPEHEKAVAEEAGGAGFTQVSCSHEVSPLIKLVPRGDTTVVDAYLSPILRRYVEEVAGELAGIRLMFMQSNGGLREAAHFRGKDAVLSGPAGGVVGMVRTSGQAGYDRVIGFDMGGTSTDVSHYAGEFERELGTQVAGVRMSAPMMSIHTVAAGGGSVLHFDGRRYRVGPDSAGADPGPACYRRRGPLTVTDANVMLGRIRPEHFPAVFGPDGDQRLDAALVERLFGELAEEVSAATGDSRTAAEVAAGFLEIAVLNMANAVKKISVQRGHDITRYALTGFGGAGGQHVCAVADALGIDTVLVPPLAGVLSAYGIGLADATAMREQSVEAALDEETGSRVRGICDSLAERTRAELRADGLPDSAIGTRARILLRYAGTDAALPVAHGTVAAMSEAFGEIHRARYGFTMDKPLVVEAVSVEATGTAGPHTPPQAGARAGEGPVRPLGSVRMFGGDGWRDAGLYRRATLRAEDTVSGPAVVTEDDATTVVDPGWQATAGPAGHLVLRRSEPRPGRTAVGTRVDPVMLEVFNNLFMSIAEQMGVRLENTAHSVNIKERLDFSCALFDADGNLVANAPHIPVHLGSMGESIKEVLRRNEGSLRPGDVYAVNDPYHGGTHLPDVTVVTPVFDQPARGEESRLRFLVASRGHHAEIGGITPGSMPAFSRTVDEEGVLFDNWLLVRDGALLEAETRQLLTTAAHPSRDPDTNLADLRAQIAANEKGITELRRMTEQFGQDVVEAYMGHVQANAEESVRRIVAGLRDGSCRYETDNGAVIEVSVTVDRDVRRAVLDFAGTSPQQTGNFNAPRSVVMAAVLYVFRTLVEEDIPLNSGCLKPLDIRVPDGSMLSPVHPAATVAGNVETSQAVTGALYAALGVQAEGSGTMNNLTFGNDRVQYYETVASGSGAGDGFDGADAVQTHMTNSRLTDPEILEWRYPVLLESFGVREDSAGPGRWHGGRGVERRIRFLEPVTVALLSGHRRVPPYGMAGGGPGALGEQYVERADGTTVTPLEGRDTAELETGDVLVLRTPGGGGYGRP encoded by the coding sequence GTGACCGGACGCTGGGAGTTCTGGATCGACCGCGGCGGAACCTTCACGGACGTGGTGGGACGAGACCCCGGCGGCCGGCTGATCTCCCGGAAGCTGCTGTCGCACGACCCCGGCCGTTACCCCGACGCGGCCGTCGCCGGAATCCGGCTGCTGCTCGGTCTCGGCCCCCGCGACCCGGTCCCCGCGGACCGGGTCGCGGGCGTCAAGATGGGTACGACCGTCGCCACCAACGCCCTCCTGGAGCGGCGCGGCGAGCCGACCGTCCTGGTCATCACCGAAGGCTTCCGGGACGCTCTGCGGATCGCGTACCAGAACCGGCCGCACCTCTTCGACCGCCGCATCCTGCTCCCCGAGGCGGTGTACGACCGGGTCATCGAGGTCCCGGAACGCGTGGACGCCCGGGGAGCGGTCGTGAAGCCCCTCGACCGTGCCGCGGTGGCCGCGCGGCTACGCGCGGCCGCCGGGGACGGGATCCGGGCCGCGGCCGTCGTCCTCATGCACGGCTACCGCCACCCGGAACACGAGAAGGCGGTCGCGGAGGAAGCCGGAGGAGCGGGCTTCACCCAGGTCAGCTGTTCCCACGAGGTCAGCCCGCTGATCAAGCTCGTCCCTCGTGGCGACACCACCGTCGTCGACGCCTACCTCTCCCCGATCCTGCGCCGATATGTGGAGGAGGTGGCCGGCGAACTCGCGGGCATCCGGCTCATGTTCATGCAGTCCAACGGCGGGCTGCGCGAAGCCGCGCACTTCCGGGGCAAGGACGCGGTGCTCTCCGGCCCGGCCGGAGGCGTCGTGGGCATGGTGCGTACGTCCGGGCAGGCGGGCTACGACCGTGTCATCGGCTTCGACATGGGCGGCACCTCCACCGATGTCTCCCACTACGCGGGCGAGTTCGAACGCGAGCTCGGGACCCAGGTGGCGGGGGTGCGGATGAGCGCGCCCATGATGAGCATCCACACCGTCGCCGCCGGCGGCGGGTCCGTCCTGCACTTCGACGGGAGGCGCTACCGGGTCGGCCCCGACTCGGCCGGTGCCGACCCCGGGCCCGCCTGTTACCGCCGGCGCGGGCCGCTCACCGTCACCGACGCCAATGTGATGCTCGGCCGCATCCGCCCAGAGCACTTCCCCGCCGTCTTCGGCCCCGACGGCGACCAGCGGCTGGACGCCGCTCTCGTGGAACGGCTCTTCGGCGAACTGGCCGAGGAGGTCTCGGCCGCCACAGGTGACAGCCGTACGGCCGCCGAGGTCGCCGCGGGCTTCCTGGAGATCGCGGTGCTGAACATGGCGAACGCGGTCAAGAAGATCTCCGTCCAACGGGGCCACGACATCACCCGCTACGCGCTCACCGGCTTCGGCGGAGCCGGAGGACAGCACGTCTGTGCCGTCGCCGACGCCCTGGGCATCGACACGGTCCTCGTACCGCCGCTCGCCGGGGTCCTCTCCGCGTACGGCATCGGTCTCGCCGACGCCACCGCGATGCGCGAGCAGTCCGTCGAAGCGGCACTGGACGAGGAGACGGGGAGCAGGGTGCGCGGCATCTGCGACAGCCTGGCGGAGCGCACCCGCGCCGAACTCCGCGCCGACGGCCTCCCCGACAGCGCCATCGGCACCCGCGCGCGGATCCTCCTGCGCTACGCCGGCACGGACGCCGCGCTGCCCGTCGCCCACGGCACCGTGGCCGCCATGTCCGAGGCGTTCGGCGAGATCCACCGGGCGCGTTACGGATTCACCATGGACAAGCCCCTGGTCGTCGAGGCCGTCTCCGTGGAGGCCACCGGCACGGCCGGACCGCACACCCCGCCCCAGGCCGGCGCGCGCGCGGGGGAAGGCCCGGTCCGGCCCCTCGGCAGCGTGCGGATGTTCGGCGGGGACGGATGGCGGGACGCCGGCCTGTACCGCCGCGCGACACTGCGCGCCGAGGACACCGTGAGCGGCCCGGCCGTCGTCACCGAGGACGACGCCACCACCGTCGTCGACCCCGGCTGGCAGGCCACGGCGGGCCCGGCCGGACACCTCGTGCTGCGCCGCTCAGAGCCGAGGCCGGGGCGGACCGCCGTCGGCACCCGTGTGGACCCGGTCATGCTCGAAGTGTTCAACAACCTCTTCATGTCGATCGCCGAACAGATGGGCGTACGACTGGAGAACACGGCGCACTCCGTCAACATCAAGGAACGGCTGGACTTCTCGTGCGCACTGTTCGACGCGGACGGCAACCTGGTGGCCAACGCCCCGCACATCCCGGTCCACCTGGGTTCGATGGGGGAGTCCATCAAGGAGGTGCTGCGGCGCAACGAGGGATCTCTCCGGCCCGGTGACGTGTACGCCGTCAACGACCCGTACCACGGCGGGACCCACCTGCCGGACGTGACCGTCGTGACGCCCGTGTTCGACCAGCCGGCCCGAGGCGAGGAGAGCCGGCTGCGCTTCCTCGTGGCGTCGCGCGGCCACCACGCGGAGATCGGCGGCATCACCCCCGGCTCCATGCCCGCGTTCAGCCGTACGGTCGACGAGGAGGGCGTCCTGTTCGACAACTGGCTGCTGGTGCGCGACGGAGCCCTCCTCGAGGCGGAGACCAGGCAGCTGCTCACGACCGCCGCCCACCCCTCGCGAGACCCGGACACCAACCTCGCCGACCTGCGCGCCCAGATCGCGGCCAACGAGAAAGGCATCACGGAACTGCGGCGTATGACGGAGCAGTTCGGCCAGGACGTCGTCGAGGCATACATGGGGCACGTCCAGGCCAACGCCGAGGAGTCCGTGCGCCGGATCGTGGCCGGACTGCGCGACGGCTCCTGCCGCTACGAGACCGACAACGGCGCCGTGATCGAGGTGAGCGTGACCGTGGACCGCGACGTCCGCCGGGCCGTCCTCGACTTCGCGGGCACGTCCCCGCAGCAGACCGGCAACTTCAACGCCCCGAGATCCGTGGTCATGGCCGCCGTCCTCTATGTGTTCCGGACACTCGTCGAGGAGGACATCCCGCTCAACAGCGGCTGCCTGAAACCCCTGGACATCCGTGTCCCGGACGGATCGATGCTGTCCCCCGTCCACCCGGCGGCGACCGTCGCCGGCAACGTCGAGACCTCCCAGGCCGTCACCGGCGCCCTCTACGCGGCCCTGGGCGTCCAGGCGGAGGGATCCGGGACCATGAACAACCTCACCTTCGGCAACGACCGGGTCCAGTACTACGAGACCGTCGCGAGCGGCTCCGGCGCAGGCGACGGATTCGACGGGGCCGACGCCGTGCAGACCCACATGACCAACTCCCGGCTCACCGACCCCGAGATCCTCGAATGGCGCTACCCGGTACTGCTGGAGAGCTTCGGCGTACGCGAGGACAGCGCAGGACCGGGCCGGTGGCACGGAGGCCGCGGGGTGGAACGTCGGATCCGCTTCCTCGAACCCGTCACCGTCGCCCTCCTGTCGGGGCACCGCCGGGTTCCGCCGTACGGCATGGCGGGTGGCGGCCCCGGAGCTCTCGGCGAGCAGTACGTCGAGCGGGCCGACGGCACTACGGTGACCCCGCTCGAAGGCCGTGACACGGCGGAGCTGGAGACCGGGGACGTCCTGGTGCTGCGCACCCCCGGAGGCGGCGGTTACGGGCGGCCGTGA